From the genome of Gemmatimonadales bacterium, one region includes:
- a CDS encoding response regulator: protein MAASPLEDPTTSAGPVSPPAIVEAKSGPPARRAALRWRIALAGSAGLVILIVVFGLTVVNAVRVRRSLDDLSNLHLAAESFRSINNTLLSMESSQRGFLLTGDSIDLAPFDTAMRALERRMDSMHRVQSAFPADSSRFELLDSLVGVRLSQMNATIAAFHAQGAAAATRQLNRNRATGSMDSIRSTLRALNAGEEAERIKVRTVSARAGQTLVLAELLGGAFALVLLLVALRRIFADLDAREGAEGSLRRSQQFLDSVIDLLPVMVFVKDAREMRFVRFNRTAEQLVGLPRSAVLGRTDADLFPAPMAEGFRTVDRAVLASDEVRDIPEEVMVASNGAVRTMHTRKVTIRDEEGHPTFLLGVSEDITARKRAEQDIQRARDTAESANRTKSEFLAKMSHELRTPLNSIIGFSQLLEEESFGPLNDRQRRYVGNVLTSGRQLLELINDILDLSKVEAGRMELSLAAVALVPLLHEAIALVEPLAVQSRLHLSLEIEEPLPAVLVDASRLRQVLYNLLGNAIKFTGPGGRVTLRAAWTRTRSRAGARMIRITVQDSGVGIRPDDLERIFREFEQVDSDPTRNHQGTGLGLALSRRLVELHGGRIWAESEVGLGSSFHVELPVSPEAGVDRTTSRSSRDQVAPDGPLVLVVEDDPHVAELARDCLESAGYRVAHVADGDVVTQRVAELSPDAITLDVVLPGRDGLAVLRALKADPRSAAIPVLMMSIVDERVRGLALGAFDWLLKPVRREALVAAIQRAVTGAAARHPTVLAIDDDPGALDILTAIIEGAGFRAVTTTDARHGLELADLDPPAAIILDLVMPGLSGFELVAALRERAATREVPIIVFSARDLDAAERARLEQQVLQVLAKPDTGELVAALRRLDPAAAQ, encoded by the coding sequence ATGGCCGCCTCCCCGCTCGAGGATCCGACCACATCGGCAGGGCCGGTTTCGCCCCCAGCAATCGTGGAGGCGAAAAGCGGTCCTCCCGCTCGGCGTGCCGCGTTGCGCTGGCGAATCGCGCTCGCGGGCTCGGCTGGTCTGGTCATCCTGATCGTGGTGTTCGGCCTCACGGTGGTCAACGCCGTGCGCGTGCGCCGATCGCTCGATGACCTGTCGAATCTCCATCTCGCGGCCGAAAGCTTCCGCTCGATCAACAACACCCTGCTGAGCATGGAGTCGAGCCAGCGCGGTTTCCTCCTGACCGGCGATTCGATCGATCTCGCGCCATTCGACACCGCGATGCGCGCCCTGGAGCGCCGCATGGACAGCATGCACCGGGTGCAGTCGGCGTTCCCGGCCGATTCGAGCCGCTTCGAACTCCTCGACTCGCTCGTCGGCGTCCGTCTGTCGCAGATGAATGCGACGATCGCCGCCTTTCATGCGCAGGGAGCAGCGGCCGCCACACGGCAGTTGAATCGGAATCGCGCGACCGGATCGATGGACAGCATCCGCTCGACGCTGCGTGCACTCAATGCGGGCGAGGAAGCGGAGCGGATCAAGGTGCGCACCGTCAGTGCGCGCGCTGGTCAGACCCTCGTCCTGGCCGAATTGCTGGGCGGTGCCTTCGCGCTGGTCCTGCTCCTCGTCGCGCTGCGGCGGATCTTCGCCGACCTGGACGCACGCGAAGGCGCGGAGGGTTCGCTCCGCCGGTCGCAGCAATTCCTCGATTCGGTGATCGATCTCCTCCCGGTGATGGTGTTCGTCAAGGACGCGCGGGAGATGCGGTTCGTGCGGTTCAATCGCACGGCGGAGCAGCTGGTCGGGTTGCCGCGGAGCGCCGTTCTCGGCCGCACCGACGCCGACCTCTTCCCGGCACCGATGGCGGAGGGGTTCCGAACGGTCGACCGCGCCGTCCTCGCGAGCGATGAAGTTCGCGACATCCCCGAAGAGGTCATGGTCGCGTCCAACGGTGCGGTGCGAACGATGCACACCCGCAAGGTGACGATCCGTGACGAGGAAGGGCACCCGACCTTTCTCCTTGGCGTCTCGGAGGACATCACCGCACGGAAGCGGGCGGAGCAGGACATTCAGCGGGCCCGCGACACCGCGGAGTCCGCCAACCGGACCAAGTCGGAATTCCTGGCCAAGATGAGTCACGAGTTGCGCACGCCGCTCAATTCGATCATCGGCTTTTCGCAATTGCTCGAAGAAGAGAGCTTCGGTCCGCTCAACGACCGGCAGCGCCGCTACGTCGGAAACGTCCTGACGAGCGGACGGCAGTTGCTCGAACTGATCAACGACATCCTCGATCTCTCCAAGGTCGAAGCCGGCCGCATGGAACTGTCGCTTGCTGCGGTCGCGCTCGTGCCGCTGCTGCACGAAGCGATCGCCCTGGTCGAGCCGCTCGCGGTGCAATCGCGGCTGCACCTCTCACTCGAGATCGAGGAGCCGCTCCCCGCGGTCCTCGTCGATGCGTCACGATTGCGTCAGGTGCTCTACAATCTCCTCGGCAACGCGATCAAATTCACCGGGCCCGGCGGACGGGTCACGCTGCGTGCCGCATGGACCAGGACGCGCTCGCGCGCGGGAGCGCGGATGATTCGCATCACGGTTCAGGATAGCGGCGTCGGCATTCGGCCCGACGATCTCGAACGGATCTTTCGCGAATTCGAACAGGTGGATTCCGATCCCACGCGCAACCATCAGGGAACCGGCCTCGGGCTGGCGTTGTCCCGCCGGCTGGTCGAACTCCACGGCGGACGGATCTGGGCCGAGAGCGAAGTCGGACTCGGCAGTTCGTTTCATGTCGAGCTGCCGGTGTCACCCGAAGCGGGGGTGGATCGCACAACCTCCCGTTCCTCGCGCGATCAGGTCGCGCCCGACGGGCCGCTCGTGCTGGTGGTCGAGGACGATCCCCATGTTGCCGAACTCGCCCGTGACTGTCTCGAATCCGCCGGATATCGCGTGGCGCATGTGGCCGACGGCGACGTCGTGACCCAGCGTGTGGCGGAACTGTCGCCGGATGCGATCACGCTCGACGTGGTCCTCCCCGGTCGGGACGGACTGGCGGTCCTTCGTGCCCTCAAGGCCGACCCGCGCTCGGCGGCGATTCCGGTGCTGATGATGTCGATCGTCGACGAGCGCGTTCGCGGACTCGCCCTCGGTGCGTTCGACTGGCTGCTCAAGCCGGTCCGCCGCGAGGCGCTCGTCGCCGCCATCCAGCGCGCCGTGACCGGTGCGGCGGCGCGCCATCCCACGGTGCTGGCGATCGACGATGATCCAGGTGCGCTCGACATTCTCACCGCGATCATCGAAGGTGCCGGTTTCCGCGCGGTGACGACAACCGATGCGCGACACGGCCTCGAACTCGCCGACCTCGATCCGCCGGCGGCGATCATTCTCGATCTGGTGATGCCGGGGCTCTCGGGCTTCGAACTCGTCGCGGCCCTCCGCGAACGCGCCGCGACGCGCGAGGTGCCGATCATCGTCTTCAGCGCGCGAGACCTCGACGCCGCAGAACGGGCTCGCCTCGAACAGCAGGTATTGCAGGTTCTCGCGAAGCCCGATACTGGTGAGCTGGTGGCCGCGTTGCGCCGGCTCGACCCGGCGGCTGCACAATGA
- a CDS encoding response regulator: MSSGRRVLVIEDNLLNLELVSGVLESCRCDVITARTAEEGLDLAETMHPDLVLLDIRLPGMSGEAAISIIRSDPRLRGLPVIAVTAQVMQGDEAAALQAGFDAFLSKPIDTRRLRDLVDVHLRVRTPR; the protein is encoded by the coding sequence ATGAGCAGCGGCCGCCGCGTCCTGGTGATCGAGGACAATCTCCTCAATCTTGAGCTGGTGTCGGGGGTGCTCGAGTCGTGCCGGTGCGATGTGATCACGGCACGAACCGCGGAGGAGGGGCTCGACCTTGCCGAAACGATGCACCCCGACCTGGTCCTCCTCGATATCCGGCTGCCGGGGATGTCGGGGGAGGCGGCGATCAGTATCATCCGGAGCGATCCGAGGTTGCGCGGCCTGCCCGTGATCGCGGTGACGGCGCAGGTCATGCAGGGCGACGAGGCGGCGGCCCTGCAGGCAGGATTCGACGCGTTCCTCAGCAAACCGATCGACACCAGACGACTGCGTGATCTGGTGGACGTTCATCTCCGAGTGCGGACGCCGCGATGA
- a CDS encoding hybrid sensor histidine kinase/response regulator: MTSPESMKHRGRVLVVDDQEPNRQLLHDMLSIDGHDVIEAADGVTALALAATRDPDVILLDVSMPGLDGFEVCERLRQSPVTAATPVLLITALDQRENRIRGVAAGANDYLVKPIDRDEVSLRVRNAIRMRAMHRTVEHQFQELQRLERMRDDLVVMVAHDLRSPLTGLRGFLELMQEDVGHELAPTYLEMLTESIRAVDQLNGMIGDMLDVSRMEADALPINRRSLDLRQVAVEALSSLGPQPSFHRIPVAIGGDAAKVSADGPLLQRVVTNLMANAMRFSPRGEEVRVTVAEEDGGGVMRIRDKGPGIPEAEQARIFDKFIQIGDSRTTRARSSGLGLTFCRMVVERHQGKIGVRSAVGTGSEFWLWLPAVERG, encoded by the coding sequence ATGACATCCCCCGAATCGATGAAGCACCGTGGGCGCGTGCTCGTGGTCGACGACCAGGAGCCGAACCGGCAGCTGCTGCACGACATGCTCTCGATTGACGGCCACGACGTGATCGAGGCGGCCGATGGCGTGACGGCGCTGGCACTCGCGGCAACGCGCGATCCCGACGTGATCCTCCTCGACGTGTCGATGCCGGGTCTCGATGGATTCGAGGTGTGCGAACGGCTGCGCCAGTCGCCGGTGACGGCGGCGACGCCGGTCTTGCTGATCACCGCCCTCGATCAGCGCGAAAATCGAATCCGTGGCGTCGCGGCGGGAGCCAACGACTATCTCGTCAAGCCGATCGACCGGGACGAGGTCTCGCTCCGCGTGCGCAACGCGATTCGCATGCGCGCAATGCACCGGACGGTCGAGCACCAGTTTCAGGAACTCCAGCGCCTCGAACGGATGCGCGACGATCTGGTCGTGATGGTGGCGCACGACCTCCGCTCACCGCTCACCGGGCTTCGCGGGTTTCTCGAACTGATGCAGGAAGACGTCGGCCACGAACTCGCGCCCACGTACCTCGAGATGCTGACCGAATCGATCCGGGCGGTGGACCAGCTCAACGGCATGATCGGCGACATGCTCGACGTGAGCCGGATGGAAGCCGATGCACTGCCGATCAACCGCCGGTCGCTCGATCTCCGGCAGGTTGCGGTCGAAGCGCTCTCATCGTTGGGGCCGCAGCCGTCGTTTCACCGGATCCCGGTCGCGATCGGCGGCGATGCAGCCAAGGTCTCGGCGGACGGCCCGTTGCTCCAGCGCGTCGTGACCAACCTGATGGCCAACGCCATGCGCTTTTCGCCGCGCGGCGAAGAGGTTCGCGTCACCGTGGCCGAGGAGGACGGCGGCGGGGTGATGCGGATTCGCGACAAGGGGCCCGGGATCCCGGAAGCCGAACAGGCGCGCATCTTCGACAAGTTCATTCAGATCGGTGATTCGCGGACCACCCGCGCGCGCAGCAGCGGCCTCGGCCTCACCTTCTGCCGCATGGTCGTCGAGCGCCATCAGGGGAAGATCGGAGTGCGCAGCGCGGTGGGGACCGGCAGCGAATTCTGGCTCTGGCTGCCAGCGGTCGAGCGGGGCTGA
- a CDS encoding efflux RND transporter periplasmic adaptor subunit has protein sequence MAPFLHLFDEVVVRAHSSRFAHRSALPLLATALGAACSKPAPMMPPPPAVTTMVVQPERVAETSEFSGEVQAVREVEVRSPVAGVIVAQPIPEGAEVKAGTVLFQIDPTTYSAAVRGAEARLAQAQAGYDNAVRTLTRLKPLLAEHAVAQKDVDDAQAAQEQGRAAVDDAKASVDQARKNLNDATVKAEISGRVGKANMMLGARVTGPADLLTTIDVLDPVRILFRPSTQQILAWRRDARATRALQAGGSAKIEVVLPDGSVYPETGKLDFVAPVVDSATGTQEYRAEVPNRQHLLVPGQFVRVRLEGITRDSALLIPQRAVVQSLGRQSVYLVGPGDTVRATDVRATAWVGERWLIDSGLVAGDQVIVDGVQKVRPGGVVHPTPMGTDSSGTVQPPAASSGAAAPSPKPGAKQP, from the coding sequence GTGGCGCCATTCCTCCACCTGTTCGACGAGGTCGTCGTGCGCGCCCACAGTTCCCGTTTTGCTCACCGGTCGGCCCTGCCGCTCCTGGCCACCGCCCTTGGGGCCGCGTGCAGCAAGCCGGCGCCGATGATGCCTCCGCCTCCCGCCGTCACCACAATGGTCGTCCAGCCGGAGCGCGTCGCCGAGACGAGCGAGTTTTCGGGCGAGGTGCAAGCGGTGCGCGAGGTCGAGGTGCGGTCGCCGGTGGCGGGCGTGATCGTGGCGCAGCCGATTCCCGAAGGCGCCGAGGTGAAGGCCGGAACCGTTCTTTTCCAGATCGACCCGACCACCTACTCCGCGGCAGTTCGTGGCGCCGAGGCGCGCCTCGCCCAAGCACAGGCCGGATACGACAACGCGGTGCGTACCTTGACCCGTCTCAAGCCGCTGCTCGCCGAGCACGCGGTGGCGCAGAAGGACGTTGACGACGCGCAGGCGGCGCAGGAGCAGGGACGCGCCGCGGTGGACGATGCCAAGGCGTCCGTCGACCAGGCACGCAAGAATCTGAACGACGCGACGGTGAAGGCGGAGATTTCCGGTCGGGTCGGCAAGGCCAACATGATGCTCGGCGCCCGCGTCACCGGTCCCGCCGATCTCCTGACCACCATCGATGTCCTCGATCCGGTGCGGATCCTGTTCCGCCCGTCGACACAGCAGATCCTCGCGTGGCGCCGCGATGCGCGCGCCACCCGGGCGCTGCAGGCTGGCGGCTCCGCCAAGATCGAGGTCGTGCTTCCCGACGGGTCGGTCTATCCGGAAACCGGCAAGCTTGACTTCGTTGCACCGGTGGTCGACTCGGCGACCGGGACGCAGGAGTACCGCGCCGAGGTTCCCAATCGCCAGCATCTCCTGGTGCCGGGACAGTTCGTGCGCGTCCGCCTCGAAGGGATCACGCGCGACAGCGCGCTGCTGATTCCGCAGCGCGCCGTGGTGCAATCGCTTGGCCGGCAATCGGTGTATCTCGTCGGCCCGGGCGACACGGTTCGTGCCACGGACGTCCGCGCCACGGCGTGGGTCGGTGAGCGGTGGCTGATCGACTCCGGTCTCGTGGCCGGGGATCAGGTGATCGTCGATGGCGTGCAGAAGGTGCGGCCTGGTGGCGTCGTGCATCCCACGCCGATGGGGACCGACAGCAGCGGGACGGTGCAGCCGCCCGCAGCGTCGTCGGGAGCCGCCGCACCCTCGCCCAAGCCGGGGGCGAAGCAGCCATGA
- a CDS encoding multidrug efflux RND transporter permease subunit, whose protein sequence is MTVHSRGTNGEIKYFFIRRPVMAGVIAIVITLLGLVSLKYLPVNRYPSISPPSIRITAVYPGATAEDVARAVAAPIEQQLSGLRGLLYFKSSNSSDGTMSLQVFFDINRSQDLAAVDVQNAVKLAEPQLPQEVTRNGVVITKAQTDILLVAALTSDDPRYDANYLTNYATLYVADEVKRLPGVGDATVFGGGQFAMLLQLDPERMSQLGLTVDDVAGAVREQNAPAPAGRIGREPATPGTQFTLPVTAEGRLTTVDQFKNIIVRAEKNGSVVHLSDIANVTLGGQNSDLEGRLNGKPTTFFLLYLQPGANALNVKKELVTRLDQLQGSFPAGIHWSIPFDTTPFIAASIEEVSITLLEAMALVTLVVFIFLQSWRATLIPVLAVPVSVVGTFVGLLALGFSVNVLTLFGLVLAIGIVVDDAIVVIENVERIMSDEGVDAQHAADKAMQQVAGALVAIVLSLCSVFIPVAFLGGITGSMFRQFAVTIVIAVVLSGIVALTLTPALCAALLKDSPEHAEHGRFFTWFNRFFDRLRTGYVGSVVGVTRRPRTFLAVFGVIVALIVVLYHRVPTGFLPTEDKGFFVVAAQLPSGASLQRTRAVVQHLEGILHADSGVNATVALVGLDILSGANQPNSAVIFVGLKPWEDRGKNESADAILGRINGALYGMPDALAFAFNFPEIPGVGTTSGLELNLQARGGQDVVAFNDQVNQFMGAMAKLPEATGAASNFRIDAPQIFLNVDRDAVKAHNVQLGTLFTTLQTMLSTLYINDFNLYGRTYRVQAEALPQYRQSPEDIGKLFVRSQDGQMIPVSTLERPEFRTGPSILTRFNGFTSALVTATPSPGHSSGELMGAVEHLIDRDFASKGVGYAYSGQSYQEKVASGQGGMIFGLGIILVFLVLAAQYESFSIPFAVLLGLPFGALGALIGVWLRGMPDDIYFQVALITVIGLAAKNAILIVEFANTLREQGHSIVDSAREAAKERFRPILMTSLAFICGVSPLLLAGGAGAQSRHSLGTGVFFGMLIATSVGIFFIPLFFALIRRVSEGKRSRDHDAVPPAEVTS, encoded by the coding sequence ATGACCGTGCATTCGCGCGGCACGAACGGCGAGATCAAGTACTTCTTCATCCGGCGGCCAGTGATGGCCGGCGTGATCGCGATCGTGATCACGCTGCTCGGTCTGGTCTCGCTCAAGTATCTGCCGGTCAATCGCTATCCGTCGATTTCGCCGCCGTCGATCCGGATTACGGCCGTGTACCCGGGCGCGACGGCAGAAGACGTCGCGCGGGCCGTCGCCGCACCGATCGAGCAGCAGCTGTCGGGGCTGCGCGGACTGCTCTATTTCAAGTCGTCCAATTCGAGCGACGGGACGATGAGCCTGCAGGTGTTCTTCGACATCAACCGCAGCCAGGATCTCGCCGCGGTCGACGTGCAGAACGCCGTCAAGCTTGCCGAACCGCAGCTGCCGCAGGAAGTCACCCGCAACGGCGTGGTGATCACCAAGGCGCAGACCGACATTCTCCTCGTCGCGGCGCTTACGTCGGATGACCCGCGCTACGACGCGAATTACCTCACCAACTACGCGACGCTGTACGTCGCGGACGAAGTGAAGCGGCTTCCAGGCGTCGGCGATGCCACGGTGTTCGGCGGCGGGCAGTTCGCGATGCTGCTGCAGCTTGATCCGGAGCGGATGTCACAACTTGGCCTCACGGTCGATGACGTCGCGGGCGCGGTGCGCGAACAGAACGCGCCGGCGCCGGCGGGGCGGATCGGCCGCGAGCCTGCGACACCGGGAACGCAGTTCACCCTGCCGGTCACGGCCGAAGGCCGGCTGACCACGGTCGACCAGTTCAAGAACATCATCGTGCGCGCCGAGAAGAACGGCTCGGTGGTGCATCTGAGTGACATCGCCAACGTGACGCTCGGCGGCCAGAATTCGGATCTGGAAGGCCGGCTCAACGGCAAGCCGACGACGTTCTTCCTGCTCTACCTCCAGCCCGGTGCCAACGCGCTCAACGTCAAGAAGGAACTGGTCACGCGACTTGACCAGCTGCAGGGATCGTTCCCGGCGGGGATTCACTGGTCGATTCCATTCGACACCACGCCGTTCATCGCGGCCTCGATCGAAGAAGTGTCGATCACCCTGCTCGAGGCGATGGCGCTGGTGACGCTGGTGGTCTTCATCTTCCTGCAGAGCTGGCGTGCCACCCTGATTCCGGTGCTGGCGGTGCCGGTCTCGGTCGTCGGCACCTTCGTCGGCCTGCTGGCCCTCGGCTTCTCCGTCAACGTGCTCACCCTCTTCGGGCTGGTGCTCGCGATCGGCATCGTCGTCGACGACGCGATCGTGGTGATCGAGAACGTCGAACGCATCATGAGCGACGAGGGGGTCGACGCGCAGCACGCCGCCGACAAGGCGATGCAGCAGGTCGCCGGTGCCCTCGTGGCGATCGTGCTGTCACTCTGTTCCGTGTTCATTCCGGTCGCGTTTCTCGGCGGGATCACCGGGTCGATGTTCCGGCAGTTCGCCGTCACCATCGTGATCGCGGTGGTCCTCTCCGGGATTGTGGCGCTGACGCTGACGCCGGCGCTCTGTGCGGCGCTCCTCAAGGATTCGCCGGAGCATGCCGAGCACGGCCGCTTCTTCACCTGGTTCAATCGATTCTTCGACCGGCTCCGCACCGGCTACGTCGGCAGTGTCGTCGGCGTGACCCGGCGGCCGCGGACCTTCCTCGCCGTCTTCGGGGTGATCGTCGCCTTGATCGTCGTGCTCTACCACCGCGTGCCGACCGGCTTTCTCCCGACCGAAGACAAGGGATTCTTCGTCGTCGCGGCGCAATTGCCGAGCGGCGCCTCACTGCAGCGTACCCGGGCGGTGGTGCAGCATCTGGAAGGGATCCTGCATGCGGATTCCGGGGTCAACGCCACCGTCGCACTGGTTGGGCTGGACATTCTTTCCGGCGCCAACCAGCCGAATTCCGCGGTGATCTTCGTGGGCCTCAAGCCATGGGAGGACCGCGGCAAGAACGAAAGTGCCGACGCCATTCTCGGTCGCATCAACGGCGCGCTGTATGGCATGCCCGACGCGCTCGCGTTCGCGTTCAACTTTCCCGAAATCCCCGGGGTCGGAACGACGTCGGGGCTGGAGCTGAATCTCCAGGCGCGCGGTGGCCAGGACGTGGTCGCGTTCAACGACCAGGTGAACCAGTTCATGGGAGCGATGGCGAAGCTCCCCGAGGCGACCGGCGCAGCCTCCAACTTCCGGATCGATGCGCCGCAGATCTTCCTCAACGTCGATCGCGACGCGGTGAAGGCGCACAACGTCCAGCTGGGCACGCTCTTCACCACGCTGCAGACGATGTTGTCGACACTCTACATCAACGACTTCAACCTCTACGGCCGCACCTACCGGGTGCAGGCCGAGGCGCTGCCGCAGTACCGGCAATCGCCCGAGGACATCGGCAAACTCTTCGTGCGATCGCAGGACGGCCAGATGATCCCGGTCTCGACGCTCGAGCGCCCGGAGTTTCGCACCGGACCAAGCATTCTCACGCGCTTCAACGGATTCACGTCGGCGCTCGTGACGGCGACGCCATCGCCGGGACACAGTTCGGGAGAGTTGATGGGCGCCGTTGAACACCTGATCGACCGCGACTTCGCGTCGAAGGGGGTGGGATACGCCTACAGCGGACAGTCCTACCAGGAAAAGGTCGCCAGCGGGCAGGGCGGCATGATCTTCGGTCTGGGCATCATCCTGGTCTTCCTGGTGCTCGCGGCGCAATACGAGAGCTTCAGCATTCCGTTCGCCGTGCTTCTCGGCCTCCCGTTCGGCGCCCTCGGCGCACTGATCGGTGTCTGGCTGCGCGGCATGCCGGACGACATCTACTTCCAGGTGGCGCTGATCACGGTGATCGGGCTCGCAGCCAAGAATGCGATCCTGATCGTCGAATTTGCCAACACGTTGCGCGAGCAGGGGCATTCGATCGTTGATTCCGCGCGCGAAGCGGCAAAGGAGCGATTCCGGCCGATCCTGATGACGTCACTCGCATTCATCTGCGGCGTCTCACCGCTCCTCCTTGCCGGCGGCGCAGGCGCGCAGAGCCGCCATTCATTGGGGACCGGCGTCTTCTTCGGCATGCTGATCGCCACCAGCGTCGGCATCTTCTTCATTCCGCTCTTCTTCGCGCTGATCCGACGCGTGTCGGAAGGGAAGCGGAGTCGCGACCACGACGCGGTGCCACCGGCCGAGGTGACGTCATGA
- a CDS encoding efflux transporter outer membrane subunit, producing the protein MIAIRSIGRRPAALAAAIATCGVITTGCAIGPRHIVPEVVPQTAQLGTAPTPQSPLFDSLARAAQIPTPAPPGAIFSSQPVDAAAWLEVLRDTTLVGLVHSALTNNRDIRQALARVDEYRAMVGSARSELFPELDANASASSNQIAIGASPPIAYKAIRATADLQWEIDFWGRIRKGVVAAQADRDARANDEQALVLTVVSQVADGYLELLELRADLAVSNATLASRQATLGLARQRYTQGVISELDVRQFEADVASAASSVAQFTRQASQQEHALSVLIGSAPVSVSAGGSLDSAIVAVAVPDSIPASLLLRRPDVQSAERDLAAATERVGQTISSILPRVVITGEYGRQAPSTTDLFGSDHEIYTLQAGVSMPLFAGGRQKSELDAARARVDQARAAYEKAVLTALGEAADALVAVRADRDQLAAVAAQTAALRDAYRLAERRYEGGISSYLEVLDAQRSLFTAELTLTQTRRLYLEATVQLYKALGGKWAPTP; encoded by the coding sequence ATGATCGCGATCCGTTCCATCGGAAGGCGACCGGCCGCGCTGGCCGCCGCGATCGCCACCTGTGGTGTCATCACCACCGGCTGCGCGATCGGGCCGCGGCACATCGTGCCGGAGGTTGTCCCGCAGACGGCGCAGCTGGGGACCGCGCCGACACCGCAGTCGCCACTGTTCGATTCGCTGGCGCGCGCGGCGCAGATTCCGACACCGGCCCCTCCCGGCGCGATCTTCTCGTCGCAACCCGTCGACGCTGCGGCATGGCTCGAGGTGCTCCGCGACACCACGCTCGTCGGTCTGGTGCACAGCGCGCTCACCAACAATCGCGACATCCGCCAGGCGCTGGCGCGAGTCGACGAGTATCGTGCGATGGTCGGATCGGCACGCAGCGAGCTCTTTCCCGAGCTCGACGCCAACGCGTCGGCGAGCTCCAATCAGATCGCCATCGGCGCGTCGCCGCCGATCGCATACAAGGCGATCCGGGCCACCGCCGATCTGCAGTGGGAGATCGATTTCTGGGGCCGGATCCGCAAGGGAGTCGTCGCGGCCCAGGCCGATCGCGATGCGCGGGCGAACGATGAACAGGCGCTGGTGCTCACCGTCGTGAGCCAGGTCGCCGACGGCTATCTTGAACTGCTCGAGTTGCGGGCAGACCTCGCCGTCTCCAATGCGACACTCGCCTCGCGGCAGGCGACGCTCGGGCTGGCGCGCCAGCGGTACACGCAGGGAGTTATCTCGGAGCTCGACGTGCGGCAGTTCGAGGCCGACGTGGCATCCGCGGCGTCGAGCGTCGCGCAGTTCACTCGACAGGCGTCACAACAGGAACACGCGCTGTCGGTGCTGATCGGATCGGCCCCGGTGTCAGTCTCGGCCGGCGGATCGCTTGATTCCGCGATCGTGGCGGTCGCGGTTCCCGATTCGATTCCGGCCTCGCTGTTGCTTCGCCGTCCCGATGTACAGAGCGCCGAGCGCGATCTGGCGGCCGCCACGGAGCGCGTGGGGCAGACGATCTCGTCGATCCTGCCGCGGGTGGTGATCACCGGCGAATACGGTCGACAGGCGCCGTCCACGACCGATCTCTTCGGATCGGATCACGAGATCTACACGTTGCAGGCCGGCGTCTCGATGCCGCTCTTCGCCGGCGGAAGGCAGAAGTCCGAACTCGACGCAGCCCGCGCGCGAGTCGACCAGGCACGCGCGGCCTATGAGAAGGCGGTCCTCACCGCGCTCGGCGAAGCGGCGGATGCGCTCGTCGCGGTCCGTGCCGACCGGGACCAGCTTGCGGCGGTTGCGGCGCAGACGGCCGCATTGCGAGATGCGTATCGGTTGGCGGAACGCCGGTATGAAGGCGGCATTTCCAGTTACCTCGAGGTGCTCGACGCGCAACGCAGTCTCTTCACCGCAGAACTCACATTGACGCAGACGCGCCGACTCTATCTCGAAGCCACGGTGCAGTTATACAAGGCGCTCGGCGGGAAATGGGCTCCAACCCCGTGA